A stretch of Flavobacterium sp. N1994 DNA encodes these proteins:
- a CDS encoding T9SS type A sorting domain-containing protein, with product MKKLLLPLFFITISLSVYSQPGSLDLSFNPPNAIYGNGQGADAGIVCTALQTDGKIIIGGSFTTYNGTVCNNIGRLNSDGSLDTSFNLGGTGLNGAVTSIALQSDGKIIIAGAFNVYNNLSSCPGITRLNTDGSIDTTFSVGNGPGTGMISSLKIQSDGKIIACGNFRDFNNGSIRNDIVRLNSNGTVDPSFTSGSVVNGDDIQYITSCCVQGDGKIVIAGNFTSYIGNTCYGIARLNIDGSFDSTFNTGTGITTATGMYSNVVNQIGLQTNGKIIICGQFPYYNGYARKGIASINTDGSIDTTFNCGEGTDGSVDYLSIESNAKIIISGSFSSYNGYSMSNSARLNADGSLDGNFNTGTPGLHFVSSNTLNDGKIIICNVFIQSWNTKSIARLNNDGSLDTTFNPLLGTDNIVNTTLIQNNGKIVIGGNFKYYNGSMINRVARLNNEGSLDTAFNPGIGPNNSVFTSAIQNDGKIIIGGIFTSVNGIVNNRIARLNTDGSLDTTFNTGLGANQSFVIVNQVSQTTPSINTIAIQLDGKIIIGGRFISFNNTAQKNYIVRLNVDGTIDSTFNSGNIGLDSTAITVIKNITIQNDGKIILVGDFSSYNGVTRNHIVRINTDGTLDSTFNPGTGTNGIIYSTTLQSDGKIIIVGNFTSYNGVAKKYITRLNTDGTLDSTFNTGLIGANYGITIATLQNDGKIVIGGSFTTFNLVSKNHIVRLNTDGSLDATFDVGNGTGSYFISDPSPICFALQTDGKIIVVGNFTSYNNIARFGIARINSQGSLSVNEDYLKSNFTIYPNPTSSKVYFDNSKDNFKEVVFYNYLGQEVTKVSFTAISENQELDMSNLASGVYVLKFANDKINRSVKVVKQ from the coding sequence ATGAAAAAATTATTATTACCATTATTTTTTATAACAATCTCCCTTAGTGTTTATTCACAACCAGGCTCTTTAGATCTTTCTTTTAATCCTCCTAATGCCATATATGGAAATGGTCAAGGCGCTGACGCAGGTATTGTCTGTACAGCTCTTCAAACCGATGGAAAAATTATTATTGGAGGGTCGTTTACCACATACAATGGCACTGTGTGTAATAATATTGGACGTCTTAATAGTGACGGCTCTTTAGACACTTCATTTAATCTAGGAGGAACAGGACTTAACGGAGCTGTTACTAGTATAGCGCTTCAAAGTGATGGCAAAATTATAATTGCAGGCGCATTTAATGTTTACAACAATCTTTCATCTTGTCCTGGAATAACAAGGCTTAATACGGACGGTTCGATAGATACAACTTTTTCTGTTGGAAATGGGCCGGGCACCGGTATGATTTCATCACTTAAAATTCAAAGTGACGGAAAGATAATTGCCTGTGGAAATTTTAGAGATTTCAATAATGGATCGATTAGAAATGACATTGTTCGTTTAAATTCTAATGGAACTGTAGACCCCTCATTTACCTCTGGCTCAGTAGTAAATGGCGATGATATTCAATACATTACTTCCTGTTGTGTTCAAGGTGATGGAAAAATAGTTATTGCAGGAAATTTTACCTCTTATATAGGGAATACATGTTACGGAATTGCTCGTCTTAATATTGATGGTTCTTTTGACTCTACTTTCAACACTGGAACAGGTATAACTACCGCAACTGGCATGTATAGTAATGTTGTTAACCAGATTGGGTTACAAACTAATGGTAAAATTATAATTTGTGGACAGTTCCCATATTATAATGGATATGCAAGAAAGGGGATAGCTAGTATAAATACTGACGGCAGTATAGATACGACCTTTAATTGCGGTGAAGGAACAGATGGTTCTGTAGATTATTTATCAATAGAGAGCAATGCGAAAATCATTATATCTGGTTCATTTTCATCATATAACGGCTACTCTATGAGCAATAGTGCCAGATTAAATGCTGATGGATCATTAGATGGTAATTTTAACACCGGAACACCGGGATTACATTTTGTAAGCTCTAACACTCTAAATGATGGGAAGATTATTATTTGTAATGTTTTTATCCAAAGTTGGAATACCAAATCCATTGCTCGCCTAAATAATGATGGTTCATTAGATACTACATTTAACCCGTTATTAGGAACAGATAATATTGTAAATACTACTTTAATTCAGAACAATGGTAAAATTGTAATTGGCGGTAATTTCAAATATTATAACGGTAGCATGATAAATCGAGTTGCCCGACTTAATAATGAAGGATCATTAGATACTGCCTTTAACCCAGGAATTGGTCCTAATAATTCTGTTTTTACTTCAGCTATTCAAAATGATGGAAAAATTATTATAGGTGGTATTTTTACATCTGTTAATGGTATAGTGAATAATCGTATTGCACGTTTAAATACTGATGGTTCATTAGACACTACCTTTAATACTGGTTTAGGAGCAAATCAATCTTTTGTGATAGTAAATCAAGTTTCTCAGACAACCCCATCTATTAACACTATAGCAATTCAACTTGATGGTAAAATTATTATTGGCGGGAGATTTATCTCTTTTAATAATACTGCCCAAAAAAATTACATTGTTAGACTTAATGTAGATGGGACAATAGATTCAACATTTAATTCTGGTAACATTGGGTTAGATAGTACAGCAATTACCGTCATTAAAAATATAACTATTCAAAATGACGGAAAAATAATTTTAGTTGGAGATTTTTCCTCATATAACGGGGTTACAAGAAATCATATTGTTCGCATAAATACAGATGGAACTTTAGATTCTACCTTTAATCCTGGAACAGGGACCAATGGAATTATTTATTCGACAACTCTTCAAAGTGATGGAAAAATTATTATTGTGGGGAATTTTACATCCTACAATGGAGTTGCCAAAAAATATATTACCCGTTTAAATACAGATGGAACTTTAGATTCTACATTCAATACTGGTTTGATAGGAGCAAATTATGGTATAACAATAGCAACTCTTCAAAATGATGGAAAAATAGTTATTGGTGGAAGTTTTACAACATTTAATTTGGTTAGTAAAAATCACATTGTAAGATTAAATACAGACGGAAGTTTAGATGCCACTTTTGACGTAGGTAATGGTACTGGATCATATTTTATATCAGACCCTAGTCCAATTTGTTTTGCGCTTCAAACGGATGGTAAGATTATCGTAGTTGGAAATTTTACTAGCTATAATAATATAGCTAGATTTGGAATTGCTCGCATAAACTCACAAGGATCACTTTCGGTAAATGAAGACTATTTAAAATCTAATTTTACCATTTATCCCAACCCAACATCATCCAAAGTATACTTTGACAACAGTAAAGATAATTTTAAAGAAGTGGTTTTTTACAATTATTTAGGTCAAGAAGTTACAAAAGTTTCATTCACTGCAATAAGTGAAAATCAAGAACTAGATATGAGTAATTTAGCTTCCGGAGTTTATGTCTTAAAATTTGCAAACGACAAAATTAATCGATCAGTTAAAGTTGTAAAGCAATAA
- the guaA gene encoding glutamine-hydrolyzing GMP synthase, which produces MQHNVLILDFGSQYTQLIARRVRELNIFCEIFPYNHFPDDLSSYKAVILSGSPYSVRAEDAPHPDLSQIRGKLPLLAVCYGAQYLAHFNGGEVAPSNIREYGRANLSFIKEGEHFLQDVAPNSQVWMSHSDTIKKLPTNGVRLASTKDVENAAFRIEGETTYAIQFHPEVYHSTDGKQILENFLVKIAQVPQNFTPNAFVEDCVKELQEKVKGDKVVLGLSGGVDSTVAAVLLHKAIGTNLYCIFVNNGLLRKNEFENVLHQYKDMGLNVKGVDASDRFLLALAGVEDPETKRKAIGKAFIEVFDEEAHRIEDVKWLAQGTIYPDVIESVSVKGPSATIKSHHNVGGLPDYMKLQIVEPLRMLFKDEVRRVGKTLGIDPELLGRHPFPGPGLSIRILGAITPEKVRILQEVDAVFINGLKEHGLYDKVWQAGAILLPVNSVGVMGDERTYEKVVALRAVESTDGMTADWVHLPYDFLMKISNEIINKVKGVNRVVYDISSKPPATIEWE; this is translated from the coding sequence ATGCAACACAACGTACTAATTTTAGATTTTGGCTCGCAATACACACAACTCATTGCGCGCCGGGTTAGGGAACTCAATATCTTCTGCGAAATCTTTCCCTACAATCATTTTCCAGATGATTTATCCTCCTACAAAGCAGTTATCCTCTCGGGTAGCCCTTATTCCGTTAGAGCCGAAGACGCTCCTCATCCTGATTTATCCCAAATAAGAGGCAAACTTCCTTTACTAGCCGTGTGTTACGGTGCCCAATATTTAGCCCACTTCAATGGAGGAGAAGTTGCACCAAGTAACATCAGAGAATACGGTCGAGCCAATTTATCGTTCATCAAAGAAGGAGAGCATTTTCTACAAGATGTAGCGCCAAATTCCCAAGTCTGGATGAGCCACAGCGATACCATCAAGAAATTGCCAACAAACGGAGTTCGTTTAGCCAGTACCAAAGACGTAGAAAACGCAGCTTTCAGAATAGAAGGAGAAACCACGTATGCTATCCAGTTCCACCCCGAAGTATACCATTCCACCGATGGAAAACAAATACTGGAAAACTTCTTAGTAAAGATTGCCCAAGTCCCTCAAAACTTTACTCCAAACGCATTTGTAGAGGATTGCGTAAAAGAACTACAAGAAAAAGTAAAAGGAGACAAAGTAGTTTTAGGATTATCAGGCGGAGTTGACTCTACAGTAGCCGCAGTACTATTACACAAAGCCATTGGAACCAACTTATATTGCATTTTTGTAAACAACGGCTTGCTCCGTAAAAACGAATTCGAAAACGTACTCCATCAATACAAAGACATGGGCCTAAACGTAAAAGGAGTAGACGCCTCCGATCGTTTTCTGTTAGCCCTAGCCGGAGTAGAAGACCCCGAGACCAAACGTAAAGCCATAGGCAAAGCCTTCATAGAAGTTTTCGACGAAGAAGCTCATCGTATAGAAGACGTAAAATGGTTAGCTCAAGGCACTATCTATCCTGATGTAATCGAATCGGTTTCTGTAAAAGGGCCATCGGCAACCATCAAATCCCACCACAACGTAGGAGGCCTCCCCGATTATATGAAACTACAAATCGTAGAACCTTTACGAATGTTGTTCAAAGATGAGGTAAGGAGAGTAGGCAAAACATTGGGCATCGACCCAGAACTACTAGGAAGACACCCCTTCCCAGGACCAGGTTTATCCATCAGAATCTTAGGAGCCATCACACCAGAGAAAGTGAGAATCCTCCAAGAAGTAGATGCTGTTTTCATCAACGGGTTAAAAGAGCATGGCTTATATGATAAAGTATGGCAAGCAGGTGCCATTTTACTCCCGGTAAATAGCGTTGGAGTGATGGGTGATGAGCGTACTTATGAAAAAGTAGTAGCCCTAAGAGCCGTAGAATCCACAGACGGAATGACAGCAGATTGGGTGCATTTACCCTATGATTTTTTAATGAAAATCTCTAATGAAATCATCAATAAAGTCAAAGGAGTGAACCGTGTAGTGTATGACATTAGTTCCAAACCACCAGCTACCATTGAATGGGAGTAG
- a CDS encoding LysM peptidoglycan-binding domain-containing protein: MKNRILFSIVLTVFSFVFTVAAKQEKYIKHTVVKGETITMIAQKYKVTPYDIYKLNPDSQNGIQLDSVLLIPPTGEVVAAPAPKSTPSTPQNTNPTTHLVQPKETMYSLSKQYNITIDELKAANGDLLKDGLKIGQNIKIPASGSGQSVVVAKPVEVEKPVVKETPKVVAPKAEPKPVIAPAGTTYHIIEPKETKYGISKKYGMTIAELERLNPQIANDFPIGLKIVVSGNAPAPAVAEPTKKLVAEAPVVTNTESTSSTKKYLEEYVVKPKETVASIAADYGISEKELISLNPELKKGVKLGMILRVPKGQRKEPVRKEQGNLSKSINTNARKQLALLFPFNISKLESDTINSTQARLKKDKFLNLTLDFYAGALMAIDSAKVLGLNVDIKILDSQETKNSSNVAALVQQNNLQTMDAIVGPFYQSNVEKLAELVQSTKTPVISPLSKEDGKKYANLYQSMPLNDVLRSSIFNYMRSKGGNIVAVVDNKKGSIKQYIQTAQTAVKIVGLSEKGTVVADSLKAVFQKDKLNYVVLASESTGMILATTSAMLAAQKDYQVQLVILEPNETLDFEEISLTRLTKLKLLYPSLSRPNESDEANQFDAKYKKINKILPNQYAIRGFDVTFDTLLRLSQDKTFEETVQASSSEQIENKFEYVANATYGYSNNGIYILYYDTDLTIKEAL, from the coding sequence ATGAAAAACCGCATTCTTTTTTCTATAGTTTTAACCGTATTTTCTTTTGTGTTTACGGTTGCTGCGAAGCAAGAAAAATATATTAAACATACTGTTGTTAAAGGGGAAACGATTACTATGATAGCCCAAAAATATAAGGTAACCCCTTATGATATTTACAAGCTAAACCCCGATTCTCAAAACGGTATTCAATTGGATAGTGTCTTACTAATTCCACCAACAGGTGAAGTAGTAGCTGCTCCAGCACCTAAAAGTACTCCGAGTACTCCTCAAAACACCAACCCAACTACACATTTAGTTCAGCCGAAAGAAACCATGTACAGTCTTTCCAAACAGTACAACATCACCATTGACGAACTAAAAGCAGCCAATGGAGACTTGCTAAAAGATGGTTTGAAGATTGGGCAGAATATTAAAATCCCTGCATCAGGAAGCGGTCAAAGTGTAGTGGTGGCAAAACCAGTTGAGGTAGAAAAACCAGTAGTAAAAGAAACTCCAAAAGTGGTAGCTCCAAAAGCAGAACCAAAACCGGTAATAGCACCAGCGGGAACTACCTATCATATCATTGAACCAAAAGAAACTAAATACGGCATCTCTAAAAAATACGGAATGACCATTGCCGAATTAGAGCGTCTAAACCCACAAATCGCTAACGATTTTCCAATAGGTCTTAAAATAGTAGTATCAGGAAATGCTCCAGCACCAGCGGTAGCAGAACCAACAAAGAAACTCGTGGCGGAAGCACCAGTAGTAACCAATACAGAAAGCACAAGCAGTACCAAAAAATACCTGGAAGAATATGTGGTGAAACCAAAAGAAACCGTAGCCAGTATTGCTGCCGATTATGGTATTTCTGAAAAGGAATTAATCTCCTTAAACCCCGAGTTAAAGAAGGGCGTAAAACTAGGGATGATTCTCAGAGTTCCCAAAGGACAGCGGAAAGAACCGGTCAGAAAGGAACAAGGAAATTTATCGAAATCAATCAACACTAATGCGAGAAAACAACTCGCATTACTTTTTCCATTTAATATCTCAAAACTAGAAAGCGATACCATTAACTCTACTCAAGCGCGTTTGAAGAAAGATAAATTCTTAAACTTGACTTTAGATTTTTACGCAGGCGCCCTAATGGCAATTGACTCGGCTAAAGTGTTAGGTTTAAATGTAGACATCAAAATTTTAGATTCACAAGAAACTAAAAACTCTTCCAATGTGGCGGCGTTAGTGCAACAAAACAACCTCCAAACGATGGATGCCATAGTAGGACCCTTTTACCAATCCAACGTAGAAAAACTAGCAGAATTGGTACAGTCAACTAAAACGCCTGTCATTTCACCATTGTCAAAAGAAGATGGGAAAAAGTATGCTAACTTATACCAATCAATGCCATTAAATGATGTCTTAAGAAGCTCTATTTTTAATTATATGAGATCGAAAGGCGGTAACATAGTAGCGGTAGTAGATAATAAAAAAGGAAGTATCAAACAGTACATTCAAACTGCACAAACCGCAGTTAAAATAGTGGGCTTGAGCGAAAAGGGAACTGTGGTTGCCGATAGTTTGAAAGCCGTATTTCAGAAAGACAAACTCAATTATGTAGTGCTCGCTTCCGAAAGTACCGGAATGATTTTAGCAACTACATCGGCTATGCTAGCAGCTCAAAAAGACTATCAAGTACAATTGGTTATTTTAGAGCCTAATGAAACGCTTGATTTTGAAGAAATATCCTTGACAAGGTTAACCAAACTAAAACTATTATACCCATCCCTTTCCAGACCAAACGAAAGCGATGAAGCCAATCAGTTTGATGCCAAGTATAAAAAAATCAATAAAATCTTGCCCAACCAATACGCCATCAGAGGCTTTGATGTAACCTTTGATACCTTACTAAGATTATCACAGGATAAAACGTTCGAAGAAACCGTACAAGCTTCTTCTTCTGAACAAATAGAAAACAAATTTGAATACGTAGCCAATGCTACTTACGGCTATTCCAACAACGGCATATACATTCTGTATTACGACACCGATTTAACGATAAAAGAAGCACTCTAA